The proteins below are encoded in one region of Aspergillus nidulans FGSC A4 chromosome III:
- a CDS encoding uncharacterized protein (transcript_id=CADANIAT00005950) has translation MSLRWILSRLLLSLLPLAVTATVYLYLYPVFSGCAYPLPLNSSNASQRPSAFIHTLRTHLTPRSTPGIEPAIFRLLVLADPQLEGDSSLPRPENELEARLQKHWNDALLSIHTAPFPVHLDVWRTISAALRSLLAQDLPRAFAAQRKRLDLLGNDYYLAHIFRTLHWWTRPTHVTVLGDLIGSQWVTDEEFQRRGSRYWRRVFRGGERVDDELTRTGEKGYAKSESDEVKVDELLPFSPSWAHRIINIVGNHDIGYSGDASEQRISRFEEVFGRANWDIRFQHPPIGNITPSLHLINLNSLTLDGPAYSQDIQTQGYAYINSIIDRSYPVEDRSTFTLLLTHLPLHKPEGVCTDGPYFTFFEKNDESGKKRYKAGGLREQNHLSEFVSSNGILQGIFGMTGDEGAPAGGRGRNGLILTGHDHTGCDVVHSIQKQPQQPPVENNEGSFPDEAESGQQSWTWNTTRYDPSGPQDSSSPSIREITLRSMMGEYGGNAGLLSLWFDTAASEWRYAVTMCPAGVQHIWWAVHVVDLTTFIVGFLYALVRISECFGTDSSSIPPAVVGEDKKTG, from the coding sequence ATGTCCCTTCGTTGGATCCTCTCTCGGcttctcctcagcctcctcccaCTCGCTGTTACCGCTACCGTCTATCTGTACCTCTACCCCGTCTTCTCTGGCTGCGCATATCCTCTCCCTCTGAACAGCTCCAATGCCTCACAGCGTCCCAGCGCATTCATTCACACCCTCAGAACACACCTCACACCACGCTCAACGCCAGGCATAGAGCCAGCGATcttccgcctcctcgtcTTAGCCGACCCTCAGCTTGAGGGGGACAGCTCTCTCCCGCGCCCAGAAAACGAACTCGAAGCCCGACTCCAAAAACATTGGAACGATGCCCTCCTATCTATACATACCGCGCCATTCCCCGTCCACCTTGATGTGTGGAGAACCATCTCAGCGGCTCTACGGAGTCTCCTGGCGCAAGATCTGCCGCGCGCCTTTGCCGCACAACGCAAACGGCTCGATCTTCTAGGAAACGACTACTACCTCGCGCATATTTTTCGCACTTTACATTGGTGGACGAGGCCGACGCATGTCACCGTCTTGGGCGATCTAATAGGGAGTCAGTGGGTTACGGATGAGGAGTTTCAGCGGAGGGGGAGTCGGTATTGGCGTCGTGTGTTCAGGGGCGGAGAGCGTGTGGACGATGAGCTCACTCGGACGGGCGAGAAGGGGTACGCTAAATCTGAAAGTGATGAAGTGAAAGTAGATGAGCTGTTACCATTCTCGCCGTCATGGGCACACCGAATCATCAACATTGTCGGCAACCACGACATCGGGTACTCGGGGGACGCCAGCGAACAGCGCATCTCGCGCTTCGAAGAAGTCTTCGGCCGCGCGAACTGGGATATCAGGTTTCAGCATCCCCCGATTGGTAATATAACGCCGTCGCTACACTTAATCAATCTAAACAGCTTGACACTCGATGGACCAGCTTATTCTCAGGACATTCAGACTCAAGGATACGCTTATATCAACAGTATTATTGACCGATCATACCCAGTCGAAGACCGGAGCACGTTCACGCTCCTGCTGACACATCTCCCGCTCCATAAACCTGAGGGTGTCTGCACGGATGGCCCTTATTTTACTTTCTTTGAGAAAAACGATGAATCCGGGAAAAAGCGGTATAAAGCTGGCGGGCTGCGCGAGCAGAACCATCTCAGTGAGTTTGTCAGTTCCAACGGGATCCTGCAGGGAATTTTTGGGATGACTGGGGACGAGGGCGCGCCGGCGGGTGGGCGGGGGAGGAACGGGCTCATCTTGACGGGCCATGACCATACGGGGTGTGATGTCGTTCATTCTATACAGAAACAACCACAGCAGCCACCTGTCGAGAATAATGAAGGCTCTTTCCCCGACGAGGCTGAGAGTGGCCAACAGAGCTGGACGTGGAACACAACCCGCTACGACCCATCCGGACCCCAGGactcatcatctccatctatTCGAGAAATCACCCTTCGCTCCATGATGGGGGAGTACGGCGGCAACGCAGGCCTTCTGTCATTGTGGTTTGACACTGCCGCTTCGGAGTGGAGGTACGCTGTCACCATGTGTCCCGCCGGCGTACAGCATATCTGGTGGGCTGTTCATGTCGTTGACCTTACCACGTTTATTGTTGGATTCTTGTACGCCTTGGTGCGTATATCTGAATGTTTTGGCACCGACTCGTCTTCGATACCGCCCGCGGTTGTTGGGGAGGATAAGAAGACGGGATGA
- a CDS encoding 60S ribosomal protein uL14 (transcript_id=CADANIAT00005951), whose protein sequence is MSSKRGRGVAGNKLKMTLGLPCGAVLNCCDNSGARNLYIISVKGIGARLNRLPAAGVGDMVMATVKKGKPELRKKVMPAVVVRQSKPWRRPDGIYLYFEDNAGVIVNAKGEMKGSAITGPVGKEAAELWPRIASNSGVVM, encoded by the exons TCGTGGTGTTGCCGGCAACAAGCTGAAGATGACGCTCGGTCTGCCTTG CGGCGCCGTCCTCAACTGCTGCGACAACTCAGGTGCCCGTAACCTCTACATCATCTCCGTCAAGGGCATTGGTGCGCGTCTGAACCGTCTCCCCGCCGCCGGTGTCGGTGACATGGTCATGGCCACCGTCAAGAAGGGAAAGCCCGAGCTTCGTAAGAAGGTTATGCCCGCTGTCGTTGTCCGCCAGAGCAAGCCCTGGCGCCGACCTGACGGCATCTACCTCTACTTCGAGGACAATGCCGGTGTT ATCGTCAATGCCAAGGGTGAAATGAAGGGTTCCGCTATTACCGGCCCCGTCGGTaaggaggctgctgagcttTGGCCT CGTATTGCCTCCAACTCCGGTGTTGTCATGTAA